The following are from one region of the Mus caroli chromosome 13, CAROLI_EIJ_v1.1, whole genome shotgun sequence genome:
- the Snx18 gene encoding sorting nexin-18 — MALRARALYDFKSENPGEISLREHEVLSLCSEQDIEGWLEGINSRGDRGLFPASYVQVIRAPEPGPSADGGPGAPARYANVPPGGFEPLPAAPPAAFPPLLQPQASPGSFQPPGAGFPYGGGALQPSPQQLYGGYQASLGSDDDWDDEWDDSSTVADEPGALGSGAYPDLDGSSSAGGGAAGRYRLSTRTDLSLGSRGVSAPPAHQASGAKSSATVSRNLNRFSTFVKSGGEAFVLGEASGFVKDGDKLCVVLGPYGPEWQENPYPFQCTIDDPTKQTKFKGMKSYISYKLVPTHTQVPVHRRYKHFDWLYARLAEKFPVISVPHLPEKQATGRFEEDFISKRRKGLIWWMNHMASHPVLAQCDVFQHFLTCPSSTDEKAWKQGKRKAEKDEMVGANFFLTLSTPPAAALDLQEVESKIDGFKCFTKKMALSFQPKTKPLDLRCGGQKPACPSCRLTTGALTKVKESRRHVEEGKMEVQKADGIQDRCNTISFATLAEIHHFHQIRVRDFKSQMQHFLQQQIIFFQKVTQKLEEALHKYDSV; from the exons ATGGCGCTGCGCGCCCGGGCGCTCTACGACTTTAAGTCCGAGAACCCCGGTGAGATCTCCCTGCGGGAGCACGAGGTGCTGAGCCTGTGCAGCGAGCAGGACATCGAGGGCTGGCTCGAAGGGATCAACAGCCGCGGCGACCGCGGCCTCTTCCCGGCCTCCTACGTGCAGGTGATCCGTGCGCCCGAGCCTGGCCCTTCGGCCGACGGCGGCCCTGGAGCTCCGGCCCGCTACGCCAACGTGCCGCCCGGCGGCTTCGAGCCTCTGCCCGCCGCGCCGCCCGCCGCCTTCCCGCCGCTGCTGCAGCCGCAGGCGTCGCCGGGTTCCTTCCAGCCGCCGGGCGCCGGCTTTCCCTACGGCGGGGGCGCCCTGCAGCCGTCGCCCCAGCAGCTCTACGGTGGttaccaggccagcctgggcagcgACGATGACTGGGACGACGAGTGGGACGACAGCTCCACGGTGGCCGACGAGCCAGGCGCGCTGGGCAGCGGCGCGTACCCGGACCTCGACGGCTCGTCGTCGGCGGGCGGCGGTGCGGCCGGCCGCTACCGCCTGTCCACCCGCACGGACCTGTCTCTGGGCTCCCGCGGCGTCTCGGCGCCCCCGGCGCACCAAGCGTCTGGAGCCAAGAGCTCGGCCACGGTGAGCCGCAACCTCAATCGTTTCTCCACCTTCGTCAAGTCGGGCGGGGAGGCCTTCGTGCTGGGAGAGGCGTCAGGCTTCGTGAAGGATGGGGACAAGCTGTGCGTGGTGCTGGGTCCCTACGGCCCCGAGTGGCAGGAGAACCCCTACCCCTTCCAGTGTACCATCGACGACCCCACCAAGCAGACCAAGTTCAAGGGCATGAAGAGCTACATCTCTTACAAGCTGGTGCCCACGCATACCCAGGTGCCCGTGCACAGGCGCTATAAGCACTTCGATTGGCTGTATGCGCGCCTGGCGGAGAAATTCCCAGTCATCTCGGTGCCCCATCTGCCCGAGAAGCAGGCCACCGGGCGCTTTGAAGAGGACTTCATCTCCAAGCGCAGGAAGGGTCTGATCTGGTGGATGAACCACATGGCCAGCCACCCGGTGCTGGCGCAATGCGACGTCTTCCAGCATTTCCTGACCTGCCCCAGCAGCACTGATGAGAAGGCCTGGAAACAGGGTAAGCGGAAGGCTGAGAAGGATGAGATGGTGGGCGCCAACTTCTTCCTCACTCTGAGCACCCCACCTGCCGCCGCCCTGGACCTGCAGGAGGTGGAGAGCAAGATCGATGGCTTCAAATGCTTCACCAAGAAG ATGGCACTGTCTTTTCAACCAAAAACTAAGCCCCTGGACCTGCGGTGCGGCGGCCAGAAGCCGGCCTGTCCGTCCTGCCGG TTGACCACAGGAGCTCTTACCAAAGTAAAGGAGAGTAGGCGACATGTGGAAGAAGGGAAGATGGAGGTCCAAAAAGCCGACGGCATTCAAGACCGCTGTAACACTATTTCCTTCGCCACGTTGGCCGAGATCCATCACTTCCATCAAATTAGAGTAAGAGACTTTAAATCACAGATGCAACATTTTTTACAAcaacaaataatatttttccaGAAAGTGACCCAGAAGTTGGAAGAGGCGCTTCACAAATACGACAGCGTCTAA